ACCTGCAGAGGTGATTTCAGCCTTTTATTTCTCATCTGTGTCAGCTTATCCTGCTCCCTGAGCATCTCTCAGTTAAACATTCTTCCTCCCTTGTGCTCACTGCAGTGGCTCTGAGGCTCTGTTGTATCACCTCAGTGAGGTGAAAGGCATGTCCTTATGGAAGCAAAGGTTTGAGGCGCTTGGTCTGGATTCAGGAGCTATAGAAGGTGCTATATCGTCTACCTGTATGTTGATTTAATGCAAAGCATTTTGTTATCTATAATCatgtatgttttgtattttcaggtGCTATCACAGCAGTTGGTTCATTTTCCCTGAAAGCTAATGAACTTCTCCAGTGAGTTTAAACGTTTCTGAATTTATTTGCATCTCTCACTATTTTTAAGATTCATGTTatctctctgctttctgtttaatcccttcttttattttatcatttaggGTGATTGACAAGAGTATGAAAAACTTCAAAGCCTTTTTTCGGTGGTTGTATGTAGGTAaggattaaaaatgaatttgtcatttacagtaaataggCAGGAGTTTGACCTGTTGGTACAGTCACACATCTTGAAGTGGACTTGTTTGTAAGATCCCAAGTGTAAAGTTgtaattatgtgttttgtttcatttcccCACAGCTATGCTAAGAATGTGTGAGGAGCATGTACCGCCAGAACTTAACAAGGTGAGTTTTATCCCACTGATGTGAGACCTACAGTATGTGAggtatttgtaatatttaaaatgttactgaaatcattttacaatttaacatgttttataatCTCTTAGATGACTCAAAAGGACATTGCCTTTGTTGCTGACTTCCTGTCTGAGCATTTCAGTGAGGTGAGCTCATCATAGCAGTACTAAACTGGCAATTtaagcatatttatttattatttaaatgtgattacaTATTGTTCAAAGTGAGTTGCTCTTTGGTTCAACAGAATGAAGAACTCTTTGATCGTAAAGGGAAGTACTTCAATGTAGAACGTGTTGGTCAGGTcagtatttttatgttgtatCATTACTGTTTGAATGAACCTGCTGTCTTACACTTGCACTTTATTATTGACATTTAAAGTACCTgaaggatgaggatgaggaccTTGTGTCTCCGCCCAACACTAAAGGAAACCAGTGGCTGAGGTTTTTGCAGGAGAGCACACATCTGAAAGGTCAGCTATGATCCTTATTTAAAATGGACAGAAATAGAATGATTAAACAGTGTGTAAATTAGTAACTACATGttggaactttttttttctagagaGCCCTTTACTGTTTCCTTCATATCCACAAAAGTCTTTGCACTTTGTTAAAAGAATGATGGAGAATGCAATTGACCAGTGTCTACAGAAACCTGCAGTGAGTTTGCAGTGATTTGCATCTTGCTCTTGCTCACATTTGCATCTATTACTTTCTAACTGTCACAATTAAGCATGTAGTTACAAATGGTATGATCCTTGACATTCAGCAGCAGTTAGAAAACACCTCTTCTGATGATCAGTTATTCCCAGTCTCAGGGAAAATGTACACTCTAAGATGTTGCTCTAATATAGACTTTTGGAAAAGGAGCATTATTTTCCAATCAGTTTTTTGATTTCAGCCTTCATGCAGCATTTTGCACCTCTACATCTTTTCACATCTTCCCAAAGGcaaataaataagacattttgGTTGTTTACTTAATTGTATAAAAGATGATATGATGTCTTTTTGGAGAATTTCTAAAGTAACATTTAATGCTGCTAAcgaaaaatgattattttacacatttgtttgtaTGCAGGAAGTAATTGGGAAGTCTGTAAAACAGGCTGTCTTCTTGCCCTTGTATACTGTGCCAGAAAGGTATGACCTCATGTCTCAATTAATAATTGTACTCATTTAAATATGACTGAATGACTAAATTAATGTTTGAAATCAATGATTTaagttctttttgtttgtttgttgttattgtctttCCAGCTCTGAAAACACTCCACGGCTTTTTGAACTACCATCCTTGTACGTAAAACACAAACGTGCCTATTTCCTAAGCTTTTATAACAGTAGGGTAggaaatgttattaattatactTATTATTTGTCAAACAGGTGGAATGACAAGAAGGGAAAAAAGCACTATGTTGTGTTCTGCATGCCAGAAATTTCACCCTCCAAGCTCTACCTGTTACGGAAAGGAACAGACCCAAATAGGTACGTGTCTGtgatcatgtgttttttatctGTTTCTATCTGTCctttgaaaacatttgttttgtccatGCAGACATATCCCCAACAGTGTCATATCAGTTGACCTCAGCCACCATCTTGACAATGCAGAAgatgaaaatgctgcagccCAGTGAGTGACTCTTGTTTAACTTCATACTCTTAAATTCATTCAGTAAACATTGTCGCTAGTATTATGATTTAGTTGTTgatgattttcattttcaggtctCATTACATTTACAGCTGCTTGGATGCTCGTTTCTATGACGATGACATGCTGACTGTGGTCTTACAAGGAGCAGAAGACAGCAGTAGGCGGGTCCTGGCTCAGCTTCCTCTTACATCTACCCTAAGCTGTGAGACTGAATTCAACTGGGAGCCAAATCTTAGGTGTGTGTTCACACTAAAGACAACAATTACATGTTTTAGAAGTTATGGAATTCTTTTTCATGGCATATGTGTGCTTTCATTTTATGATCTGTTGAAATATTGACAATATGCATGTAATACCTCAGATCATATTCACAATGAGAAATGCCTCTTATGTTGCATTTTGCTAAATGCAGAAACTAAAGCTCAAGTATATctaataattaaaacatcaatACAACTAATAtaatattgattattatttggAATAGTTGGACAGTACAGCAATTAGTCtatttacaatattaaaacactgtataaTTTGTGTGGTGTTGATCAACTATAACTTAGTACACACATCTCCTGTATTGTCAGGTTGGACCAGCAGAGTGGTGCCATCCCATGCCAAGGTCTGGTGTTGGGGAATCAATGGCGTGAACTGGAGAACATGAAGGCTCAGTTTGTAGCTGTCAATGGAATCCGCAAAGTGGCCTGTGTGGTATGTTAAATGTAGTCTAATCACCATATTTTAGTTTgagatttacattttcatttaggcCGACTTACAAGGTAAAGGGCAACTTACAAGGCAGAGTAATAGTAAGGAGTTCTTGCCTAAGGAcgcctactggaggtagcccacagctgggatttggaGGAAAccgatgttaccactacactatccagccactaaGAGATGTTGAATTTCATTGCTCAGAAGGGTCAGGTGGTGcatttctaatgttttctgATACTAAATAAATTTTATAgacattaaacataaaacattttctttttcttttctggcaGCTAAGTGACAATCTGAGGCACATACGTGTTTTTGAGATGGATGTAGAAGATGAGGATGACGAGGGAGCTGACTCACAAAATGCCAGTGCTGACCAGGATGGGCTGGAAACGACAATGAGCAGCCAGGGGCAGGGAGAGGACAGTGTGGATGCTGAAGGTAAAGCTGGAGAGCAAGGAGAAGAGGGGTTTCAAAAAGCTGTGGAGCATCTGGAGTCAGACGAAGCCCTGAACTTTCCAAAGACTGACACACGGAAACATGCAACATAAATGAATGACTAAGCTCCATGATTTGTTTGTTACATTAGGTGTTTTTTACAGCATtctaaaaaatgtttgtacatgaaaataaacatttttgtgctcatgttttacattgtatttgttCTATCTTTTTCAAATAATgctttgtgactgtgtttgccCCCTTTTCACCATgtgattcatattttttattagatATCAACTGGAGTAAGTACTGTATTCTTGCAGGCTAATTACTTAAATAAACAGTTAAAACTAAGTGGGTAGATAAATATGCAGGGTTACTTATTGCTGTGTTGAAACACTAGTTCATTGAAATGTGACGTTTCTCCAGCTCAGCGCATGTTTTGAGTGGACAGCTGTGCACGTGCAAATAGGTGTTGGTTACGTGCTCGTTCCCGCTGCTGAACGCGGTGACGTGTCTCCGCCGCCTGTTGGTCTTTCACAGTTGGTGACGAGTGTTGTGAAAATGGCCTCGACTCTGATCGTGAGCACGAACAACCGGAGAAGATGACGGCGCTGAGCTGTTCAAGTCCCGGCAACACCAAAGTGGCTTCTTTGAACACGTAGAGAATAGTGAAGTAAACAAGAACGAAGAGACACTCGGCAGAGAAACGACCCAAAAGACCGCCGACCACAGCGTATCTTCGTAGGGCTGAGGAGCCACCATGGAGGATATCAACTCGAATATCAACGCGGACCTGGAGGTGCGGAAGCTCCAGGACTTGGTGAAGAAACTCGAACAGCAAAATGAACAGCTCCGGAGCAGGTCCACGATGTTGTCCTCGTCCGGGGCGATGTCAGGGACCCACAGACCCCTCAGCGCTGGATACGACTCGTCTTCCCTGTCAGCGGGGATGGCAGCCGGTCTGGCCGGCTTCCCTGGGGTGGGGTTCGTCGGTACGGGCGGCTACGGTGGACTGCTGGAGAACAACCGCTGTTTGAGCCCCAGACTGTCCTACGACGGCATCAGCTTCAGGAGGGCGTATGAATGTGAGGGGGCATCGGCTGCCATCTCTGTGTCGAGTATGAACTCACTTTATTCAGACAGCACAGGGAGCTTTCCGGATGAAGGGGAAACGTCAATCCTGGATGAAGTTGAAATCTTAGACCTCGAAGACATGGATTGTCTAAATGAAGACGAGGACAGCTGGTGAGTGACTGTCTTGTCTGGGGAGGTATCTTGCCTGcacagccgtgtgtgtgtgtgtattcactgCTGGGTGACAGCTTTTATTGGCTTGGCACAGCTGCTCCAAACATTAGCTACCGCGACAAACGCCTGGTGTAAACAGCCTTCTCAGTAGCTTGTAGGAAATCTGAAGTTATCAGGACGGAAGGAGTCTCATTGTGGATCACTGACGAAGGGATGAAGGGCGATGCCATGCTCTTTCATGTGTGATCACAATAGACATGCCAAATCTCTTAACCATTATGTCATGCCTTGCTCTCAGTGTGTGCATTTCGTTGAGGGCGACTGAGGTTCAGACTCTCAGCAGTCCGGACCCTGAGGTCCCTGATCATCTGTTGAATGGTTTAGTGTTGTGATGTGCCAGagcactcagtgtgtgtgtgtgtacattagAAATCAAAGTTGTTTCCCTGCCCTACACAGCCATGTGGGAGAGGTAGTCATGGTTATATTCCTCCTCTGAATTCCCTTTAGCAGTTGGCACAGAGTGAGAAAGGCAGGAAAATAAATAGGACTGTCAGCTCATCGTGTAAGAAGAACAGCTATGTCAGTGTTATAAAGCTGATCACAAGCGTTGTGTTTAATAGGATTACAAACAATGGCTGGTAATTAGATCAGAGGGTCTTCCAGACTGTTGGTCAGCTTGTTATCAGAATAAAATGGACAGCCTGCATTTCTGTTTATACTACTCTTAATTCTCGCCCACTGCATCTGAGTTAGTGTGTGAGAGTTAGTTGGCTGGGAGTTGATACACTTGCTGGATGTCATACATGTAGACGTGGTGGATGGTTTTACCTAAGGCCTGCTAGGACAGAAAAGGTGGAGTTAAGGTATTATCTACTGACTAGACATGACGGTAATGATATGCCTTCCTTTCAACATGGTCCTCGTTATCTATCTTGTTAGTAACGGTTTGTTTGCTTGCCGTCTACTACGATAATGAGCCTGTATAGAGGAATTTTAGGCTCATTATGCAACTCAATGACAGTTACTAATGCTACTTTAAAGAGAGATCACATTTAGTTCGAAAGCCAGAAtacaacattttacaacagTGAAAGACATCTAGCAGTGAGAAATCATCTGTGTCCAACTTGTAGGTGTGTTGGTTAAAAAAGGAAGTGTGGTCTCTAAAATAATACCAGTCACAGGAATATAACGTGCAGAATAAACAGGGTGGACATAGATGCTGCTAATCAGCAT
This genomic window from Anabas testudineus chromosome 4, fAnaTes1.2, whole genome shotgun sequence contains:
- the anapc4 gene encoding anaphase-promoting complex subunit 4 isoform X2, with product MPAFRQVGEKQLPNPVLCMAWSPKRDLIALANTTGELLLHRLASFQRVWCLPPSEYTGKEITALAWRPDGKILAFSLGDTKQVVLCGVEKAEILHVFPMQNLVTCMHWTEVIEENSALSSFYNSEDESKLFLPKLPTLPKSYSTTSKIFSEEKSDEIMNLLGEVRLNILVLGGDAGFVELYAYGMYKIATVTGVSGTCRSLSMSSDLKSLSVIAEVRSADNNPEICYIQLDTGLLSDCLPEVTRMARKFTHISTLLQYLHLSLNCMCEAWEDILMQMDLRLTKFVQEKNTSTQVQDEFLELLLWGQSSPELQALLMNQLTVKGLKKLGQSIESSYSSIQKLVISHLQSGSEALLYHLSEVKGMSLWKQRFEALGLDSGAIEGAITAVGSFSLKANELLQVIDKSMKNFKAFFRWLYVAMLRMCEEHVPPELNKMTQKDIAFVADFLSEHFSENEELFDRKGKYFNVERVGQYLKDEDEDLVSPPNTKGNQWLRFLQESTHLKESPLLFPSYPQKSLHFVKRMMENAIDQCLQKPAEVIGKSVKQAVFLPLYTVPESSENTPRLFELPSLWNDKKGKKHYVVFCMPEISPSKLYLLRKGTDPNRHIPNSVISVDLSHHLDNAEDENAAAHCLDARFYDDDMLTVVLQGAEDSSRRVLAQLPLTSTLSCETEFNWEPNLRLDQQSGAIPCQGLVLGNQWRELENMKAQFVAVNGIRKVACVLSDNLRHIRVFEMDVEDEDDEGADSQNASADQDGLETTMSSQGQGEDSVDAEGKAGEQGEEGFQKAVEHLESDEALNFPKTDTRKHAT
- the anapc4 gene encoding anaphase-promoting complex subunit 4 isoform X1 codes for the protein MPAFRQVGEKQLPNPVLCMAWSPKRDLIALANTTGELLLHRLASFQRVWCLPPSEYTGKEITALAWRPDGKILAFSLGDTKQVVLCGVEKAEILHVFPMQNLVTCMHWTEVIEENSALSSFYNSEDESKLFLPKLPTLPKSYSTTSKIFSEEKSDEIMNLLGEVRLNILVLGGDAGFVELYAYGMYKIATVTGVSGTCRSLSMSSDLKSLSVIAEVRSADNNPEICYIQLDTGLLSDCLPEVTRMARKFTHISTLLQYLHLSLNCMCEAWEDILMQMDLRLTKFVQEKNTSTQVQDEFLELLLWGQSSPELQALLMNQLTVKGLKKLGQSIESSYSSIQKLVISHLQSGSEALLYHLSEVKGMSLWKQRFEALGLDSGAIEGAITAVGSFSLKANELLQVIDKSMKNFKAFFRWLYVAMLRMCEEHVPPELNKMTQKDIAFVADFLSEHFSENEELFDRKGKYFNVERVGQYLKDEDEDLVSPPNTKGNQWLRFLQESTHLKESPLLFPSYPQKSLHFVKRMMENAIDQCLQKPAEVIGKSVKQAVFLPLYTVPESSENTPRLFELPSLWNDKKGKKHYVVFCMPEISPSKLYLLRKGTDPNRHIPNSVISVDLSHHLDNAEDENAAAQSHYIYSCLDARFYDDDMLTVVLQGAEDSSRRVLAQLPLTSTLSCETEFNWEPNLRLDQQSGAIPCQGLVLGNQWRELENMKAQFVAVNGIRKVACVLSDNLRHIRVFEMDVEDEDDEGADSQNASADQDGLETTMSSQGQGEDSVDAEGKAGEQGEEGFQKAVEHLESDEALNFPKTDTRKHAT